Below is a window of Anomaloglossus baeobatrachus isolate aAnoBae1 chromosome 8, aAnoBae1.hap1, whole genome shotgun sequence DNA.
CATAACTGACAAAGCTCTGCAACCAGATGTGCTGggatgtcagtttttctgatttttctctttatatttttgagtaaaatgtaaattgttctttattctataatctactgacgacgtctccaaatttccaagtaatacattttgtatttattttctgaaaatgagaaatggtgaaaaataACAGAACAATACATTGTATTCACCTCAcataatgtaaagaaaacaagttcctcatcatttagaaacaacaatactaataatgttttacctcaggaagagtcagaaatcaatattttgtgaaaataaccatgatgtttaatcccagctttcatgcgtcttggctgctttccaccagtcttcacacggcttttgggtgaccttatgccactcctggggcAAACATttaagttcttctttgtttgatggcttgtgactatccatcttccccttggatacattccagaagttttcaatggggttcaggtctggagattgggctggccatgacagttacctacaaaaggaatggcaaatggcagctagggtgaagtgcacggcaagaacagtttgtAACAGTCTCCTAgaagcagggctcaagtcatgtaaagctagaaaaaaaaagtctttcatcaatgagaagcaaaggagagccaggctgaagtttgccaaagaccataaggattggaccatagaggactggagtaaggtaatcttctgtgatgagtctaattttcagctttgcccaacacctggtcgtctactgcagagtttcccaactccagtcctcaaggcacaccaacagtgcatgttttcaggatttctttagcattgcatgggtgttggattcagcacctttgcaggtgattaaattatcacctgtgcaatactaaggaaatcctgaaaacatgcactgttggtgtgccttgaggactggagttgggaacctctggtctaatggttagatggagacctggagagacgtacaagccacagtgtcttgcacccactgtgaaatttggaggaggatcagtgatgatctgggggatgcttcagcaaggctggaatttagcagattaaactttgcgaagggcgtatgaatcaagccgcatacaagattatcctggaaaaacagttgcttccttctgctcaggcaatgttaccCAACTCTCAGGACTggttttccagcagaacaatgcgccatgccacacagctaggtcaatcaatatgtggacgaaggaccaccacatcaaaaccctgtcatggccagcccaatttccagacctgaacctcattgaaaacctctgcaatgtaatcaagaggaagatggatagtcataagccatcaaacaaagaactgcttacatttctgcaccaggagttggcataaggtcacccaaaaccaGTGTGAAGACTTGCGTgggaaagcggccaagacgcatgaaagctgggattaaaaagcattggttattccacaaaaatattgatttctgaatcttcctgaggtaaaacattattatattgttgtgtgtaaatgattatgaacttgtattctttgcattatttgaggtgaaagCCGTGCATTGtgctgttattttgaccatttctcattttcagaaaataaatacaaaatgtattgcttggaaattctgagacgttgtcagtaggtttatagaataaaagagctgCCGTGTCTTGGGTCCAGAGACCTGCGGTCAACCAAGATCGGACCCATGTGCACGGATGTCTGAATATGCCCTAAGGCTAATGGAAAGAGGCACTGTACATAAGTGGCTGCAGCTCCATTCAAACAGAAGGCATGGGAACACGTGGGTACCATCGGTGGTCGATAAGACATGTATCACCTATCCGGTGTTTAGGTAATAAAGAAGGGCTCCCAGAATCACTAATGAATGTCCGGCCGACATCTCTCACTCCTGACTCCTCCAGACACACGAATGCTCCTCTCGGCCTTAAAATTCCAACTGGCCGACCCTTTATTCCCGCTACTGGTCAGTCCGGCCAAATCTGAAGCTTCAGACAACTTTCACATAATGTGGCTTCACGCACCTTGAATGTCCTTGTGATCCAGAAAACCTGACAAAACGGCTACATGTAGGAAAACCCTGACACCCTCCTTCCGAGTATGCACATTCAACAATTGTTACTTGTGGGCTATTGCGAATTACCTATTCTCATGACTGTAAAGAATCACATCTGTTCCTCAATATTAACTAAATCAGATTGTATTATTCCAGATTAGAAAGTGCGCAGTCACAAGGCCCTATAACGCGGACCATGATCGTATAGTAACGCTTGGACTGGCCAGCGGCTCTCCTGATCCTGAGCACGACAGCTGTATAGAAATAGTTGCCGACAAGCTCTggtcaggagagccgccagccAGTCCGAGCATTACAATGCGATCGTCATCTGAGTTATATGGCCGTCTTATTGCGCCCTAAGGAGccccatacacaatagatagcAGCCGGACAAACGATGATACAGCCGACAACTTTCTCTCTGGACTCCTCCATACAAAGCCAAAAGAGATGCGACTGATGGCTTATTTCAAAGTGGACACGGTGGATCCATATCACCCCTAACATTCATTGTTGGGTGGGGGGGGTGACGATCCTTACCCACGATATCAGCAGACAATATTAGTCTAAGGCAGGGGTCGGGAACGTTTGTTGGCTGAGAACACCATAAATGCCCCACATTTTAAAATTTAAGAACGTGACAACCATATTCACCAggagggagcggcggtggtggagcagatcagaaggtcccaggaggcagggtcggcgatgctgcggacACGGAGGCGGGGGTGTCGTGAGTCaacagggtcagtgtgcggagggtcggcgataatCCTGCGGGCTCATTGATCTGCCGGCGTACGGCTTTGAATTTCCTTCAGTTGACaaaattgacttcaagaaaatggctgaggTGCATGCGCAGATCGACGTGATGGTCTTTAAGAAAATGGgcgcggagtcctatctgcgcacacgccgcttctgcggccattttcttgaagtcaatctcgtcaactgggagattcaaagcagatcaatggcgcccaccaccGCGACaaaccacgagcccgcagtatcgctgaccctgcaccaccactgccacccctgTAAGCCATATGCACcccaattttacccccagttttggaggaaaaaaaaagtgcgtcttacaaatcgTAAGacttgtctgcgagccagatgctgCCATcagaagagccacatctggctcgcgagccataggttcccgacccccggtctaagggtacgtgcccatgatcaggcctcagaggtctcctccgcaggagaatgcagctgctcgtgaccatgatcagggttcggggcgcgGTGGTCTCCTCGCTGTGTGTTCCCTACAGAGGACgattgcgactccacagcaaagaattgacatgcttgcggctcggtcagttttcgctgcgggaaaacccaagcacagtgggcattagatttctataaatccatccattgtgcttgtactgtacaatgcagggttttagacacagcaaaaacacgctacatccaaaacgatgcaaacactgatcgtgggcacgaaccCTAATGTGTATAGAGGCAGACAAAGTGTCAGTGACCTCACTTTCCGGAGCAGACGCTGTTATCTACCCCGTATAATACCAGAACGCACAGATCATAGACACATTCATGGGAAAATACAGACAATTAAGATTTAGATTTACTTTAAAaattcaaaatttacaaaacaaattTAAAACATTTcagttttcaggattttttttacatATCTAAAAGTGCATTTAAAGCTGTTTTGTAAATATATAACTCTTTCTGTAGGATCTGGGGACGGTGCACCCCCCTATCCATAGACACTTTGTATGAGCAGGTGCCCAGGTGACTGTAATAAGCGGTATATATTATATGACTGTCTGCAGCGTTACTGCTGGAGACTGAAGCACTACACGGCATCCTCTGGAATCAATGATGCTGGAGATAATAGTGGGGTCCCATAGTCACCCCCCAATACCTTAAGTTTTAAAGTGGTTTTCAGGGATATCAGAATTCTTAGTATAAATCATCATCATAAAAGATCACCAAAAATATAACACCGCAGGTGCATAATTCCTATAGATTGAGAATTATAGAATGTCTCCCCGTCCTCCTGACAATTTTTGCGCATCTTTCCTCGGACGGCTGCATTGTGCCGCTCCTCTCTTATGCCTCTTGGAAATGAACAAACTGACAACTGGGTTTTACTATTCCTCCGCTTAAGAATGCTACCTCCCAGCTGTATTtacaggaggagtaacagaggaatGGTAACTCTAGCTATTGCTGTATTtacaggaggagtaacagaggaatGGTAACTCCAGCTGTCTATTGCTGTATTtacaggaggagtaacagaggaatGGTAAAACACAAGCTCCAAAGTCATAATTTCATGGGAGatacaagtatttactaaaacagaccAGCTCATGATTAAAATCACCGTACAGCCCTCGATACAAATTTCCGTTACTTTGTACCCCTTATTTTGGGAATGGCGGGTGCACATTATTCTGATATATTAAAGGCACATTTGGTAAAAAAGTGTAAAGTCAGGTAAAAGGTGTGAGGCTTTAGTCTTCAATCCCAGGACAGGTGCCACTTTCTACGGATTCCACGGGGGAAAACGGGAAGAACCACGTGAGAAATGCGGCTCCACACCCCGCTCAGTTTGTCCACATCCATTTCGTTGTGCGCGCTGACTTCCGAGCTTGCAAACCGCTCCCACAGAAAGTCCTTCACCTTCTCTTCTACCTCTGGGAACGAAAGGTCCGTGTCCAGCGACTGCTCTTCCAGGAGCACAGTGAGCACCAGAGCCACGTTTTTGAAGGCGGCATTTTCGTGATCACAGTATTTGTAGAGGATGAGTAAGGATCCGGACGGCAATGTTTCTAGGCGGTACAATACGGCTGCCCGACTATGGGACTGAAATCCTGCGCTTAGTTTTTCATCGATCCTCATTTTGCTGGTGGCACTATCAGAGTCGGCCTCATCCGGTCCATAGACCAGTACCCACTCGGCACGCCGGGCATCGGCGTAGGCCTTGGCCAGACGTTTGCTCACACACAGTAGAGTCTTCTCCCCGTCCCGGGCGGCGGTGAGGATTATTATGGAAGGTGTGCTTGGATCAGACGTGTTGAGGTGTTTCTGTAGTAGCTTTTCACTTCTAAACCACAAACCTTCGTTCTGCCCAGGAAAATCCTTCTTGAGATTTGCAAATTCTTTGAAAAAAATTTCGAGAGCGTTGTCACGGTGGACTGGGCGATCTTTCTGGGTCAGGAGAGAATATACTGAAGCCACAACCAATGCAAGAACTATACAACCACCTAAAGGGGAGAGACGATGGGACACGTTAGTATGACCGGAACAACACGCATCCATGTTATAGAAATAATCAAAGCCCTAACTGGTGAACATtaacgtgaacctgtcaggtccaatatgcacccagaaccacgagcagttctgtgtacatattgctaatccctgcatctggcagcatagataaagagatcgttacaaaaagtatttctaaagatcctttatgatatgctaatgagcgcagggactagtcacaagggtgttagttcctgcgctcattccgcccacaggggcgtgctagcatgctattcaatgcccattgccatcagcggtgatgcacgtacctgtgtccactgtcaacGCTTCAGCACAccggactaaagcctgctttacacgctgcaatgtatcttacaatgtgtcggcggggtcacgtcgtaagtgacgcacatccggcatcgtaaggtacattgcagtgtgtgacacctacatgcgattgaacggtaaaacgttcatcgcatacacatcgtacctgtctctagaattgcacgttagattgttcatcgtacccggggtagcgcacatcacagtgtgtgacaccccgggaacgatgaacagatcttacctgcgtcctgtggctcccggcccacaatgcgtaaggaaggaggtgggcgggatgtttacgtcccgcttagctccgcccctctgcttctattggctggctgctgtgtgaagtcactgtgacgccgaacatcactcccactccaggaagtggacgttcgccgcccacagcgagctcgtatggacgggtaagtatgtgtgacgagggttactcatatgtgcggcacgttcaacaaattgaacgtgccacacatacgatgggggcgttgcaaatcgcatacgaaatcgtatgcgaaattgcaagatgtaaagcaggctttagggtcagtgcgcaagatcagaatgcctCGCACTACCGGTCATGCcgagatgcgtacacccggcttcatattgcgcttcagagaagtctagtgtgcatgaccagaagtgccgggacttctgatcatgcgcactgaccctaggtgcagcgttctgaagcggtgatagcggacacaggtacgcgcatcacggcTGATGATGCTGGTCAATGGGCATTGGATAGCATCTTAGTATGCCCCAGTATGAgtcctaacatgctaagagggcggaatgagcgcaagaactaacgcccttgtgactagtccctgtgctcattagcatatcataaaggatctttagaaatactttttataaagatctctttatctatgctagtatatacagggattagcaatatagacccagaactgctcgtggtgctgggtgcatattgcacccgacaggttccctttaatgtttttaAAAGGAACTTAAAAGGGGTTCTCCAGCGCAGTTCAGTGTCACATCTGGAGGGGAGCGTCACAGATGGTGTTGCACTGGCAGATGCCAATAGGTGAGGACAACTGCAACGGTCTTATTTAGGATGGTGGTGCTGCCGACATCCAGCTATGAAAGAGAGTAGTGGCAGAAAAACCTTTTGAACCCCGACTTCCTCACTAATAAAAGTGGTGTTACACCCCTGAATGTGAGAGCAACTGCAGCAATCGACTGATCACTGTGGCCCGGCCTGCCAATAACCGATTATGCCAGGGAAAAGGCATTTCAGGGAAGGTGTGTCAGGGCTTATTCACACACTGCATTTGTGATGCAGAAAAAAGTCCTGCAAATCTGCCGCATGTCAATTCCTTCAGAGTTTTTGCAGCATCTTTCATCCATTCTTAtaaatgggggggaaaaaaaaaatgtaagaaaaagtgtgtgtgtgtatatatgtgtgtgtgtatatatatatattatatatatatatatatacacacacacacacacacacacacatatattttttaGGAGCGTTTTTGCTGCCAACAGAAAAAGTTGCTGCAAACGCCCAATGTGTGCGCATAGGCTTACGTTCATCTAAAAGGCCATCTCCACAGTACTGCTCGTCACCTGTGTACTCCGGCCCATACAGGTGGGACCCTAGACTAGACGGCATCCATAAGTCCTAGTAGGACTGTAGGTTGTAGGCTCAATAATTGTGCAACAAAGAGGGCCTCACTGCAGGACATGATAATACAACAAATATATAAGGTATTCTCATTTTACAGTCACTGATCGATATATAATGGTGCCAGGGACATTTCTTACCAGCTTTCCACCAAACATTTTTTGCAGTGCGTCTTTCTTCAATGTCAGCGTCTGATGGAGGCTTTAGATGAGCAGACTCCTCTGTGGTGAAACTCAGCGACTCCGGCGGATCAGAGCGAGGTGGGGATCCGGATCCAGAAGAGGTCAGCAGTCTTCGCTTTATCTGCGGAGCATCAATCTTCTGAGGTTCTTGTTTTGTAGTGGGGAAATCCTGTAACTCTGGCTTGTCAGTGAGTTTTCCTGGAGTGCTCTTCTTCGATACTTCAGATACATATGACTCTTCTGTGGGGCTCTCGTGCAACACTTCCACTTTAGAAGATTTTTCTTGGTGGCTCTCCTGTGACACTCCCACTAAAGGAATCTCTTCTATGTGACTCTCCTGCAGATCTTCCACTTTAGGAGACTTTGCTTGGTGGCTCTCCTGCAGATCTTCCACTTTAGGAGACTTTGCTTGGTGGCTCTCCTGCAGATCTTCCACTTTAGGAGACTTTTCTTGGTGGCTCTCCTGCAGATCTTCCACTTTAGGAGACTTTTCTTGGTGGCTCTCCTGCAGATCTTCCACTTTAGGAGACTTTTCTTGGTGGCTCTCCTGCAGATCTTCCACTTTAGGAGACTTTTCTTGGTGGCTCTCCTGCAGATCTTCCACTTTAGGAGACTTTGCTTGGTGGCTCTCCTGCAGCTCTTCCACTTTAGGAGACTTTGCTTGGTGGCTCTCCTGCAGATCTTCCACTTTAGGAGACTTTTCTTTGTGGCTGTCCTGCAGCTCTTCCACTTTAGGAGACTTTTCTTTGTGGCTGTCCTGCAGCTCTTCCACTTTAGGAGACTTTGCTTGCTGGCTCTCCTGCAGATCTTCCACTTTAGGAGACTTTTCTTGGTGGCTCTCCTGCAGATCTTCCACTTTAGGAGACTTTTCTTTGTGGCTGTCCTGCAGCTCTTCCACTTTAGGAGACTTTTCTTTGTGGCTGTCCTGCAGCTCTTCCACTTTAGGAGACTTTGCTTGCTGGCTCTCCTGCAGATCTTCCACTTTAGGAGACTTTTCTTGGTGGCTCTCCTGCAGATCTTCCACTTTAGGAGACTTTTCTTGGTGGCTCTCCTGTGACACCCCCACTGAAGGAATCTTTTCTTGGTGGCTCTCCTGCAACTTTTCTATGGAGCTCTCTTGTGACACTCCAGCTTCAGAAGACTTTTTTGGGGGGCTGTCCTGTGACATGTCACCTCCTGAGGAGTCATCTGGGGTGCTTGTTGGTGAATCTGGCTCTCCTGAACTTCTGTCTGAGACAATATCCTGCAGCTTCTCTGTATAAGACTTGTCTGTGCTACTTGTCTGAGAATTTTCCATGCCAGAGGGCTTGACTATTATCCTTGCATATATATTTTCCTCACCCAATAACTGGTCTTTGGCGCTTGCAGACGATTGTGCCTCATCTGAATTATCCCCTGTAGCATTCAGATGTGAATTATCATTAGCTGAAATCTTGTTTGCGGTTCCTAATTGTAACTGGGGCTCACCAGAAGAATAGTGTGTGGTGTCAGTCTGTGATTGTGGCTGACCAGCTTTACCAGTGGTGCCCACCTGTGCCGCTGCCTCGCCTACAGAAGTGGCCGCAGTATTCACATGTGGCTTTTCCTTGCCAGAAGACAAGTCTGTGCTGCTTGCATGTGGCTTCTCGTTGCCAGAAGACTCCTGTGTGCTGCTTGCATGTGGCTCTTCGTTGCCAGAAGACAAGTCTGTGCTGCTTCCCTCATCTGAGTTGTCTGTAGATTTGTCTGTGGCATTCTCTTGTGGCTTTCCACCTCCATACGACTTCTCCGTTATGCCCACGGGTGACTTTTCCGTATCTGTAGCCTTTGCAGGTGTCTCTGGCTCACCGGACAATTGTTCTGCGCTGCGCACCTGTGACGTTTCCTCTGCATCAGACATGTCTTTCGTACTTATCGGTGACTCTGGCTGACCAGAAGGTTTGTCCTCAGCATCCACGTGTGACATTTTCTCTGCAAAAGACGATTAAAGTGATGACGCTGCGGTGGCTGAGACGAGTTGTGCTGCACGAGAGTCCAGAAAATAAAAGGTGCATCTGCTTCCAACCTGGTACTCTATTTCATTGTAACCGCTCACACAATGGATTCTATGTAAAGGGAACAAAAAAAGTCATAAATATTCAGTCGTGAACGTGGCGGTGTTAACAAATCTTACTTTTCATTAAATACTAAAAACTTTGATTCTCATGCGCCATAACCCTCATTAGTGGAAACCTTCTTAGAGCAACTCTACCGTACAGAGGTAATATTGTATTGGTcatggtatatattatatatatatatatatatatatatatatatatatatatatatacacacacacacacacatacacatacatatatgtatgtatgtatatatatacatatatatacacatacatatatatatatatgtatattatatatatatatatatatatatatatatatatatatatatacacacacacacacacacacatacatatatatatatatatatatatatacacacatatatatatatacacacatatatatatatatatatatatatatatatacacacacacatatatatatatatatatatatatatatatacacacatatatatatatatacacacatatatatatacacacacatatatatatatatatacacacatatatatatacacacacatatatatatatgtgtatatatatatatatatacacatatatatatatatatacacacacacacacacatatatatatatatatatacacacatatatatatatatatatacacacacatatatatatatatatacacacatatatatatatatatatatacacacatatatatatatatatatacacacatatatatatatatatacacacacatatatatatatatatatacacacatatatatatatatatacacacatatatatatatatatatatatatatatatatatatatatatacacacacacatatatatatatatatacacacacacatatatatatatatatatatatacacacatatatatatatatacacacatatatatatatatacacacatatatatatatatatacacacatatatatatatatatatatacacacatatatatatatatacacacatatatatatatatatacacacatatatatatatatatatatatatatatatatacacatatatatatatatatatatatacacatacatatatatatatatatatatatatatatatatatatatatatatatatatatatacacacacatatatatatatatatatacacatatatatatatacacacacacacacacacacacacacatatatatatatatatgtgtgtatatatatatatgtgtgtatatatatatatatatatatatatatatatatatatacacacatatatatatatacacacatatatatatatatacacacatatatatatatatatatatatacacacatatatatatatatatacacacatatatatatatatatacacacatatatatatatatatatatatatacacacatatatatatatatatacacacatatatatatatatatacacacacatatatatatatatatatacacacatatatatatatatatacatacacacatatatatatatatatatacacacatatatatatatatatatatatatatatacacacatatatatatatatatatatacacacacatatatatatatatatatatatatatacacatatatatatatatatatacacatatatatatatatatacacatatatatatatatacacacacacacacatatatatatatacacacatataatatatatatatacacacatatatatatacacacacatatatatatatgtgtatatatatatatatatacacatatatatatatatatatacacacacacacacatatatatatatatatgtgtatatatatatatatatatatatatatatatatatatatacacatatatatatatacacacacacatatatatatatatatatatatacacacatatatatatatatatatacacacacaatatatatatatatatacacacatatatatatatatatatatatatatatatatatatatacacacacatatatatatatatacacacacacatatatatatatatatatatatatacacacatatatatatatatacacacatatatatatatacacacatatatatatatatatatacacacatatatatatatatatatatacacacatatatatatatatacacacatatatatatatatacacacatatatatatatatatatacacacatatatatatatatatatacacacatatatatatatatatacacacatatatatatatatatacacacacatatatatatatatatatatatatatatatacacatatatatatatatatatatatacacatacatatatatatatatatatatatatatatacacacacatatatatatatatatacacatatatatatatacacacacacacacacacacatatatatatatatatgtgtgtatatatatatatgtgtgtatatatatatatatatatatatatatatatacacacatatatatatatatatatatacacacatatatatatatatatatacacacatatatatatatatatacacacatatatatatatatatatatatacacacatatatatatatatatatatatacacacatatatatatatatatacacacacatatatatatatatatacacacatatatatatatatacatacacacatatatatatatatatatacacacatatatatatatatatatatatatacacacatatatatatatatatatatacacacacatatatatatatatatatatatatatatacaca
It encodes the following:
- the LOC142249021 gene encoding uncharacterized protein LOC142249021; translation: MSHVDAEDKPSGQPESPISTKDMSDAEETSQVRSAEQLSGEPETPAKATDTEKSPVGITEKSYGGGKPQENATDKSTDNSDEGSSTDLSSGNEEPHASSTQESSGNEKPHASSTDLSSGKEKPHVNTAATSVGEAAAQVGTTGKAGQPQSQTDTTHYSSGEPQLQLGTANKISANDNSHLNATGDNSDEAQSSASAKDQLLGEENIYARIIVKPSGMENSQTSSTDKSYTEKLQDIVSDRSSGEPDSPTSTPDDSSGGDMSQDSPPKKSSEAGVSQESSIEKLQESHQEKIPSVGVSQESHQEKSPKVEDLQESHQEKSPKVEDLQESQQAKSPKVEELQDSHKEKSPKVEELQDSHKEKSPKVEDLQESHQEKSPKVEDLQESQQAKSPKVEELQDSHKEKSPKVEELQDSHKEKSPKVEDLQESHQAKSPKVEELQESHQAKSPKVEDLQESHQEKSPKVEDLQESHQEKSPKVEDLQESHQEKSPKVEDLQESHQEKSPKVEDLQESHQAKSPKVEDLQESHQAKSPKVEDLQESHIEEIPLVGVSQESHQEKSSKVEVLHESPTEESYVSEVSKKSTPGKLTDKPELQDFPTTKQEPQKIDAPQIKRRLLTSSGSGSPPRSDPPESLSFTTEESAHLKPPSDADIEERRTAKNVWWKAGGCIVLALVVASVYSLLTQKDRPVHRDNALEIFFKEFANLKKDFPGQNEGLWFRSEKLLQKHLNTSDPSTPSIIILTAARDGEKTLLCVSKRLAKAYADARRAEWVLVYGPDEADSDSATSKMRIDEKLSAGFQSHSRAAVLYRLETLPSGSLLILYKYCDHENAAFKNVALVLTVLLEEQSLDTDLSFPEVEEKVKDFLWERFASSEVSAHNEMDVDKLSGVWSRISHVVLPVFPRGIRRKWHLSWD